A region of Cucumis melo cultivar AY chromosome 2, USDA_Cmelo_AY_1.0, whole genome shotgun sequence DNA encodes the following proteins:
- the LOC103494051 gene encoding transcription factor TCP5 has product MIYENYKDMLRNSNSKDQKGSEAKEEGISIRSSSSNNNDGKYSFPKAPTSSSRQWSGFRNPRIVRVSRSFGGKDRHSKVCTIRGLRDRRIRLSVPTAIQLYDLQDKLKLGQPSKVIDWLLDVTKLDIDNLPPLQIPPGFSPFHQQMLFPQYVDPHHHYYTSSSSSSSSRFCNSQPPPFMLDVKSTDAYQTTMTVEKTKLWDMDLAVLPEKAGSATTAATTTKGKWIDGSNNDSNSTQQVEDYNEQISSQKLLSMAICSSNLPNMMNNNNSTPYNNYNSSHDHHHHRQQPSCLSLSQFGNNNNSNGIFPSQLVEAAQASTSSSSSSSSLFFTPYASYITNPFESHIHFLSSNSHALSNNPFMSSSLHPFATSQNLKPFPPPSFNLKQLFHAADTNNNAGGSAGAGSSAKDGAAGNS; this is encoded by the coding sequence ATGATATATGAAAATTATAAGGATATGTTGAGGAATAGTAATTCAAAAGATCAAAAGGGGAGTGAAGCAAAAGAAGAAGGAATATCAATTAGaagtagtagtagtaataaCAATGATGGAAAATATAGTTTCCCAAAGGCTCCAACAAGTAGTTCAAGACAATGGTCAGGATTCAGAAATCCAAGAATTGTTAGAGTTTCTCGTTCATTTGGAGGCAAAGATAGGCATAGCAAAGTTTGTACAATTAGAGGTTTGAGAGATAGAAGGATTAGACTTTCAGTTCCAACAGCAATTCAACTCTATGATCTTCAAGACAAGCTCAAACTTGGCCAACCTAGTAAAGTCATCGATTGGCTTCTCGACGTCACGAAACTCGACATTGACAACCTCCCCCCGCTCCAAATCCCCCCTGGTTTCTCTCCGTTCCACCAACAAATGCTCTTCCCTCAGTACGTTGATCCTCATCATCATTATTacacttcttcttcctcttcttcctcttcccgGTTTTGTAATTCCCAACCTCCTCCGTTTATGCTCGATGTGAAGAGTACCGATGCGTATCAAACGACAATGACGGTAGAAAAAACGAAGCTTTGGGATATGGATTTAGCAGTATTACCAGAAAAAGCAGGATCAGCGACGACTGCGGCAACGACGACAAAAGGGAAGTGGATTGATGGAAGTAATAATGATAGTAATAGTACTCAACAAGTAGAAGATTACAATGAGCAAATTTCATCTCAAAAGCTCTTATCAATGGCTATTTGTTCTTCAAATTTACCCAACATGATGAACAATAATAATTCTACTCCTTACAATAATTACAACTCTTCTCATGATCATCATCATCACCGACAGCAACCTTCTTGTTTATCACTTTCACAATTTgggaacaataataatagtaatggAATTTTTCCATCACAATTAGTTGAGGCTGCTCAAGCAAGTACTTCATCATCTTCAAGTAGTTCTTCACTATTTTTCACTCCTTATGCTTCATATATTACCAATCCATTTGAAAGTCACATCCATTTCTTGAGCTCAAATTCTCATGCTTTGTCCAATAATCCCTTCATGTCTTCATCTCTCCATCCTTTTGCCACCTCACAAAACTTGAAACCCTTTCCACCTCCAAGTTTCAATCTCAAGCAGCTTTTTCATGCAGCTGACACCAATAATAATGCCGGTGGCAGCGCCGGTGCTGGCTCTTCTGCGAAAGACGGGGCGGCCGGGAACTCGTAG